The following are encoded together in the Armatimonadia bacterium genome:
- a CDS encoding serine protease, whose product MAYYNPRLIGGSLDAGALPRTGLAVFLAVLLGLGCVGLALGYALFGGDVVEQIRRATVWIRVDGENEGTGVIITEDGYILTAAHVVKDGKANLIEVVLNSGLKSAETLHAQCTEHVGATGRPLPAEMGKDYALLKVEARKPLPYLPVIGSDAVQEGMSCFVAGFPFGEQMQTSIYGPNIRIDPGHITAIMRGGEEGPQAFNVDVAIREGMSGGPCTDDRGQVIGIAEMYSEQAAANLVLPTSRFKHVWEPLVRSQ is encoded by the coding sequence ATGGCTTACTACAACCCGCGCCTCATCGGCGGATCGCTGGACGCCGGTGCTCTGCCCAGGACAGGCCTGGCAGTCTTCCTCGCCGTCCTGCTTGGTCTGGGCTGTGTTGGCCTGGCCCTGGGCTATGCCCTGTTCGGCGGCGATGTGGTGGAGCAGATTCGCCGCGCGACGGTGTGGATTCGCGTGGATGGCGAGAACGAGGGCACGGGCGTCATCATCACGGAGGACGGCTACATCCTCACCGCTGCCCACGTGGTGAAGGACGGGAAGGCCAACCTCATTGAGGTGGTTCTCAACAGCGGCCTCAAGAGCGCCGAGACCTTGCATGCCCAGTGCACCGAGCATGTAGGCGCGACGGGCAGACCCTTGCCGGCGGAGATGGGCAAGGACTACGCGCTGCTCAAAGTCGAAGCTCGCAAGCCATTGCCGTATCTGCCGGTCATCGGAAGCGATGCAGTCCAGGAGGGCATGTCGTGCTTCGTCGCGGGCTTCCCCTTCGGTGAGCAGATGCAGACGAGTATCTACGGGCCCAACATCCGCATCGACCCCGGGCACATCACGGCGATCATGCGTGGGGGAGAAGAGGGACCGCAGGCCTTCAACGTCGATGTAGCAATCCGCGAGGGAATGAGCGGCGGCCCCTGCACGGACGATCGCGGGCAGGTGATCGGGATCGCGGAGATGTACAGCGAGCAGGCAGCGGCGAATCTGGTCCTGCCTACTTCTCGCTTCAAGCACGTGTGGGAGCCCCTGGTGAGGTCCCAGTAG
- a CDS encoding branched-chain amino acid ABC transporter permease — MTTPRARSVFLGSLPVLALVVGVVAFPLVFRNNYVQSVGATIGLYSLVALGLCLLIGYAGQVSLGHAAFYGLGAYSSAVLTTRLHWDPWLAMLVGAVLTGAVAWLVGRPTLRLHGHHLAMATLGFGIIMQIVFIEGDELTGGFGGITSIPPLRIGGLSITGDVRNFYAIWAVVVLCVMASRCLVDSRVGRALRAIHDSETAAAACGVDVSTYKVQVFVLSAVFASVAGSLYAHYITFVSPDPFSLAFSIQMLVIVIVGGSRNVWGALLGAALMTALAQQIEKTDAIKDLSDVAYGLVLVLFIVFMPAGLAGALSKGLARVRAQRADENA; from the coding sequence ATGACCACGCCACGGGCCCGCTCCGTCTTCCTGGGTTCGCTCCCGGTGCTTGCGCTCGTGGTGGGCGTGGTCGCCTTCCCACTGGTCTTCCGCAACAACTACGTTCAGTCTGTGGGGGCGACCATCGGCCTCTATTCGCTGGTGGCCCTGGGCCTGTGCCTGCTCATTGGCTATGCGGGGCAGGTGTCCCTGGGGCATGCGGCCTTCTATGGCCTAGGCGCCTACTCTTCCGCGGTCCTGACTACCCGCCTTCATTGGGACCCGTGGCTGGCGATGCTGGTCGGAGCCGTGCTGACCGGGGCTGTGGCCTGGCTGGTAGGAAGGCCGACGCTGCGTCTGCATGGGCACCACCTTGCCATGGCGACACTGGGCTTCGGCATCATCATGCAGATCGTGTTCATCGAGGGTGATGAGCTAACCGGCGGGTTCGGCGGCATCACCTCCATCCCGCCGTTGCGAATCGGCGGCCTCAGCATTACCGGCGACGTGCGGAACTTCTACGCGATCTGGGCTGTGGTCGTTCTCTGTGTGATGGCATCGCGGTGTCTGGTGGATTCGCGGGTCGGTCGGGCGTTGCGGGCGATCCACGATAGCGAGACGGCCGCCGCTGCCTGCGGCGTGGACGTGTCAACCTACAAGGTCCAGGTGTTTGTGCTCAGCGCAGTCTTCGCCTCCGTAGCGGGGAGTCTCTACGCCCACTATATCACCTTCGTGAGCCCCGATCCCTTCAGCCTGGCTTTCTCCATCCAGATGCTGGTGATCGTGATCGTCGGCGGCTCACGCAACGTCTGGGGCGCTCTGTTAGGGGCTGCCTTGATGACGGCCCTGGCGCAGCAGATCGAGAAGACCGATGCCATCAAGGACCTCAGCGATGTCGCCTACGGCCTGGTGCTGGTGCTGTTCATCGTCTTCATGCCGGCCGGTCTGGCTGGAGCTTTGTCGAAGGGGTTGGCTCGGGTCAGGGCGCAGAGGGCTGATGAGAATGCCTGA
- a CDS encoding ABC transporter ATP-binding protein yields the protein MPSFLRVTSLDAFYGPLHALKAVSLHVNQGEIVALLGANGAGKSTTLNTVCGLLTPRSGTVEYDGCNITGARPERIVSLGLTQVPEGRQIFGDLSVRDNLLLGGYVRWRSGRRQEVVADLDRMVEIFPILEERMYQRAGTLSGGQQQMLAIARALMSSPRLLLLDEPSMGLAPLVVRDILATAAHLRAENGTTILLVEQNAAAALKIADRGYVLETGRIVLEGSANQLLRDREVQRAYLGKDYEEV from the coding sequence ATGCCCTCCTTCTTGCGAGTGACGAGTCTGGATGCCTTCTATGGGCCCTTGCATGCCCTCAAGGCCGTGTCGCTGCACGTCAACCAAGGAGAGATCGTGGCGCTGCTCGGGGCCAACGGGGCGGGGAAGAGCACGACGCTGAACACGGTGTGCGGACTGCTCACTCCGCGCAGCGGAACGGTGGAGTACGACGGGTGCAACATCACCGGCGCAAGGCCGGAGCGGATCGTGAGCCTTGGCCTGACACAGGTGCCCGAGGGTCGGCAGATCTTCGGCGACCTCTCGGTGCGCGACAACCTCCTGCTGGGTGGCTACGTGCGCTGGCGCAGCGGACGACGCCAGGAGGTAGTGGCCGACCTCGACCGCATGGTGGAGATCTTCCCGATCCTGGAGGAGCGCATGTACCAGCGCGCCGGGACGCTCAGTGGCGGCCAGCAGCAGATGCTGGCGATCGCCCGAGCGCTCATGTCCAGTCCCCGGCTGCTGCTGCTCGATGAGCCGTCGATGGGCCTAGCCCCGCTGGTGGTGAGGGACATCCTTGCCACGGCAGCGCACCTGCGGGCCGAGAACGGCACAACGATTCTCCTGGTCGAGCAGAATGCTGCGGCAGCCCTCAAGATCGCCGACCGTGGGTATGTGCTCGAGACGGGGCGCATAGTGCTGGAGGGAAGCGCGAACCAACTCCTGCGCGACCGCGAAGTTCAGCGGGCCTACCTTGGGAAAGACTACGAAGAGGTGTGA
- a CDS encoding ABC transporter ATP-binding protein produces the protein MPEALLSAHEVSMSFGGVKALDSVSLEVRRGEVLAIIGPNGAGKTTLFNILSRTFPPTGGEVAFLGHSLGHRHAHEVARLGMARTFQNLQVFGQMTVLENVLVGCHVQGHAGFVAASLRLPFTRREEKALRERAEEALQRVGLLERAGELAANLPVGQQRLLELARALGSTPQLLLLDEPAAGLTTRETAVLSALVLRLREELGLTVALIEHDMTLVMGISDRVAVLNHGQKIADDVPSVVQKDPQVVAAYLGVGD, from the coding sequence ATGCCTGAGGCTCTCCTCAGCGCCCACGAGGTCAGCATGTCCTTCGGCGGCGTCAAGGCCCTCGACAGCGTGAGCCTGGAGGTCCGACGCGGTGAGGTGCTCGCGATCATCGGCCCGAACGGCGCGGGCAAGACCACGCTGTTCAACATCCTGTCGCGGACCTTCCCACCGACCGGTGGCGAGGTCGCGTTCCTGGGACATTCCCTGGGACATCGGCACGCCCACGAGGTCGCCCGTCTGGGGATGGCGAGGACCTTCCAGAATCTGCAGGTCTTCGGGCAGATGACCGTGCTGGAGAATGTACTGGTCGGCTGTCACGTCCAGGGCCACGCCGGATTCGTTGCAGCGTCTCTGCGTCTGCCCTTTACACGCAGAGAGGAGAAGGCTCTGCGTGAACGGGCCGAGGAAGCTCTGCAGCGAGTGGGGCTACTGGAGCGTGCCGGCGAGTTGGCGGCGAACCTGCCGGTCGGCCAGCAGCGGCTTCTGGAACTCGCTCGGGCCCTCGGAAGTACGCCGCAGTTGCTGCTGCTGGACGAGCCCGCCGCAGGACTGACGACTCGCGAAACGGCGGTGCTGTCTGCACTGGTCCTCAGGCTGCGGGAGGAGCTCGGCCTGACGGTTGCGCTCATCGAGCATGACATGACGCTGGTGATGGGAATCTCGGACCGCGTGGCCGTCCTCAATCACGGACAGAAGATCGCCGACGACGTCCCCTCTGTTGTCCAGAAGGATCCGCAGGTGGTCGCAGCCTACCTCGGCGTCGGCGACTAG
- a CDS encoding phenylacetate--CoA ligase has protein sequence MAPSAIWSPERETLPRSEIEQLQLERLQATISRVYRNVQFYRRMFEQHDLVPEDFSSLKDLRKLPFTTKDDLRQAYPYSMFALPLREVVRIHSSSGTTGQAIVVGYTRNDLDHWTELVARNLVAGGVTKEDVVQIFFGYGLFAGGFGLHQGAERIGASVIPVSSADIEHQVKVMHDFRTTALVGLPSYALRIARAVEEMGIDVGSLCLRIGVFGGEPWSEETRTQIEERLRIRATDIYGLAEIGGPGVSCECEQRCGLHVAEDHFLVEIIDPVTGETLEPGQTGELVFTTVGKEAFPLLRYRTGDLSSLDLEPCRCGRTLARMSRVHARTDEMFIIHGENVDPQGIAAVLSQVKGVGPHFRVIVDRTRGEDSLEVEVELASVLAGDTVGSIERVAEEVTDRLQRLLGFEPTVTIVEPGSFSSGSKAARVVDRRNL, from the coding sequence ATGGCCCCGAGTGCAATCTGGAGTCCTGAGCGCGAGACGCTGCCGCGCAGTGAGATCGAGCAACTCCAGCTCGAGCGGCTGCAGGCCACCATCAGCCGGGTCTACCGGAATGTCCAGTTCTACCGGCGGATGTTTGAGCAGCATGACCTCGTGCCGGAGGATTTCAGCTCCCTCAAGGACCTGCGCAAGCTCCCCTTCACCACCAAGGACGACCTGCGCCAGGCGTACCCGTACTCGATGTTTGCCCTGCCGCTGCGCGAGGTCGTGCGCATCCATTCCTCCTCGGGCACCACAGGTCAGGCGATTGTCGTGGGATACACCCGCAACGACCTGGACCACTGGACCGAGTTGGTGGCCCGTAACCTCGTGGCCGGAGGCGTCACCAAGGAGGACGTGGTGCAGATCTTCTTCGGCTACGGTCTCTTCGCCGGCGGCTTTGGGCTTCATCAGGGAGCCGAGCGAATCGGGGCCTCGGTGATCCCGGTCTCCAGTGCGGACATCGAGCACCAGGTCAAGGTGATGCACGACTTCCGCACAACGGCGCTCGTGGGGCTGCCGAGCTATGCTCTGCGGATCGCTCGTGCCGTGGAGGAGATGGGGATCGACGTCGGGTCACTTTGTCTACGCATCGGCGTCTTCGGCGGCGAGCCCTGGTCGGAGGAGACCCGCACCCAGATCGAGGAGCGACTGCGGATCAGGGCGACGGATATCTACGGGCTGGCGGAGATCGGCGGCCCCGGCGTGTCCTGCGAGTGTGAGCAACGCTGCGGGCTGCACGTAGCGGAGGACCACTTCCTGGTGGAGATCATCGACCCGGTCACCGGCGAGACCTTGGAGCCGGGTCAGACGGGCGAACTGGTCTTCACGACGGTGGGCAAGGAAGCCTTCCCACTCCTGCGGTACCGGACGGGCGACCTGAGCAGTCTTGACCTGGAGCCCTGCCGGTGTGGGCGGACTCTCGCCCGAATGAGCCGAGTGCATGCTCGCACCGATGAGATGTTCATCATCCACGGCGAGAACGTCGACCCGCAGGGGATCGCCGCCGTGCTCAGTCAGGTGAAGGGTGTTGGTCCGCACTTTCGGGTGATCGTGGATCGGACTCGCGGCGAGGACAGCCTGGAGGTTGAGGTGGAGCTTGCCAGCGTACTCGCCGGGGACACCGTCGGCAGCATCGAGCGCGTGGCCGAGGAGGTTACCGATCGCTTGCAGCGACTGCTGGGGTTCGAGCCCACGGTTACTATCGTGGAGCCCGGGTCCTTCAGCAGCGGCAGCAAGGCCGCCCGCGTAGTAGACAGGAGGAATCTCTAG
- a CDS encoding branched-chain amino acid ABC transporter permease — MHLADSLLQFTVSGIALGAIYGIVGLGFTIIFNATGVINFAQGEFVMLGGLVAATLVSLHVPVALALPIAGFAVAIVGLLVQRLAVQPLTRSSVISMVTVTIGVSVLLRGVAKELWGPNSVAMAPFSGSQPLHLGTAAVEPQEVWVVATVLVIVVGVQLFFEHTMVGKAMRACAINRAAAQLAGISVDRMNLLAFGLSAGISGLAGVVLAPLTMVSYSSGTPIAVKGFCAAIVGGLGNSAGAVVGGILLGMLESLGAGFISSDYKNAFALLVLLLVLVLRPSGLLGKRTDRGL, encoded by the coding sequence ATGCACCTGGCGGATAGCCTCCTTCAGTTCACCGTGTCGGGCATCGCCCTCGGCGCCATCTATGGCATCGTTGGCCTCGGATTCACGATCATCTTCAACGCTACCGGTGTGATCAATTTCGCCCAGGGCGAGTTCGTCATGCTGGGCGGACTGGTGGCGGCTACCCTCGTCTCCCTTCATGTGCCGGTCGCCCTTGCACTCCCCATCGCCGGCTTTGCGGTGGCGATCGTCGGTCTGCTGGTGCAGCGCCTGGCGGTGCAGCCCCTAACGCGCTCCTCGGTGATCTCCATGGTCACCGTCACCATCGGCGTATCGGTCTTGCTGCGAGGAGTCGCCAAGGAGCTCTGGGGTCCGAACTCAGTGGCGATGGCGCCCTTCTCCGGGAGTCAGCCGCTGCATCTGGGGACCGCTGCGGTTGAGCCCCAGGAAGTGTGGGTGGTGGCGACCGTCCTGGTGATCGTGGTGGGTGTGCAGTTGTTCTTCGAGCACACCATGGTCGGCAAGGCCATGCGGGCTTGTGCCATCAACCGCGCGGCAGCGCAACTGGCCGGGATCAGCGTGGACCGCATGAACCTGCTCGCCTTTGGGCTGAGTGCGGGGATCAGTGGCCTGGCCGGAGTCGTCCTGGCTCCGCTGACCATGGTCTCCTACTCCTCGGGGACCCCGATCGCGGTCAAAGGCTTCTGTGCGGCGATCGTCGGCGGCCTCGGGAACAGCGCCGGTGCAGTGGTCGGTGGGATTCTGCTGGGTATGCTCGAGTCCCTGGGGGCCGGCTTCATCAGCTCGGACTACAAGAACGCCTTTGCCTTGCTCGTACTGCTACTGGTGCTCGTCCTGCGGCCCAGTGGTCTGCTGGGCAAGCGCACCGACCGAGGGTTGTAG
- a CDS encoding ABC transporter substrate-binding protein: MRGQRPHRGLAVLVILLPVVVLVMWGCQPKAPTGPEPGVQPTPAEENQAATPLESGAKAPTGEPVKVGAIFSVTGNNAPLGEPEKRAAQLIQEEINAKGGVLGRPLQVIVKDDKTDTTEAVNAAKDLINTEKVCAIIGPSGTPTTMAIVPTMEEAKVPLVSCAAGMKITNPIKPYVFAVPQTDTLAVAKIIEYLKANRIEKVATIYVKDPYGESGQEQLSTHLSKAQIKILGSESYAKDDTDMTTQLTKLRGLQPQAIICWGTNPGPAHVAKGMKKLGMTMPLIQSHGVANAKFLELAADAGEGVMLPAGRLVVWEAVPDSHPQKPILKSFAEAFRAKYSKDADTFAGHAYDSLHIVISAIEAAKSTEPAKVRDALEKTKDFVGTAGVFTYTPQDHNGLTKDAFVWVKVEGGKWKLAE, encoded by the coding sequence ATGCGTGGACAGAGGCCCCATCGGGGTCTGGCCGTGCTCGTTATCCTCTTGCCGGTCGTTGTGTTAGTCATGTGGGGGTGCCAGCCGAAGGCGCCCACGGGCCCCGAGCCCGGAGTTCAGCCCACGCCTGCGGAGGAGAACCAGGCTGCCACGCCGCTGGAGAGCGGCGCTAAGGCGCCAACAGGCGAGCCAGTGAAGGTAGGCGCCATCTTCAGCGTTACCGGCAACAACGCCCCTCTGGGCGAGCCGGAGAAGAGGGCAGCCCAACTCATTCAGGAGGAGATCAACGCGAAGGGTGGAGTCCTTGGACGGCCGCTTCAGGTGATCGTCAAGGACGACAAGACAGACACGACCGAGGCAGTGAACGCTGCCAAGGACCTCATCAACACCGAGAAGGTGTGCGCCATCATCGGTCCCAGTGGGACGCCGACCACGATGGCGATCGTACCGACCATGGAGGAAGCGAAGGTCCCTCTTGTCTCCTGCGCGGCCGGCATGAAGATCACCAACCCCATCAAGCCCTACGTCTTTGCGGTGCCTCAGACCGACACTCTCGCCGTCGCCAAGATCATCGAGTACCTCAAGGCCAACCGGATCGAAAAGGTCGCGACGATCTACGTCAAGGACCCCTACGGTGAGAGTGGCCAGGAGCAGCTCTCGACGCATCTGTCGAAGGCGCAGATCAAGATCCTCGGCAGCGAGAGCTACGCCAAGGACGACACGGACATGACGACGCAGTTGACCAAGCTGCGCGGGTTGCAGCCCCAGGCCATCATCTGCTGGGGCACGAACCCCGGACCGGCTCACGTCGCCAAGGGCATGAAGAAGCTGGGCATGACGATGCCGCTGATCCAGAGCCACGGCGTCGCCAATGCCAAGTTCCTCGAGCTCGCGGCTGATGCCGGTGAGGGTGTCATGCTGCCCGCAGGTCGGCTTGTGGTCTGGGAGGCCGTGCCGGACTCTCACCCCCAGAAGCCTATCCTGAAGTCCTTCGCGGAGGCCTTCAGGGCCAAGTACAGCAAGGACGCTGACACCTTCGCCGGGCACGCCTACGATTCGCTGCACATCGTGATCAGCGCCATCGAGGCCGCGAAGAGCACCGAGCCGGCCAAGGTCCGCGACGCCCTTGAGAAGACCAAGGACTTCGTTGGGACTGCGGGCGTGTTCACCTACACCCCGCAGGACCACAACGGGCTCACCAAGGACGCCTTCGTCTGGGTCAAGGTCGAGGGCGGCAAGTGGAAGCTGGCCGAGTAG